In Entelurus aequoreus isolate RoL-2023_Sb linkage group LG12, RoL_Eaeq_v1.1, whole genome shotgun sequence, the DNA window cagtggacatatttagaacagcagttccttaattaaaaaaattcagctCATTTATATACTTAGCAAACTAATGCTGTACATTTAACACCCCTTTATTTGGCCAATGTACTATCATTGCTTAAATCATTCTGGGGATGTGTTCACAGACTGTCAGTAATCTGCAGTTACCACCAACTTCTTTTAGGCCGATGATGCGTTTAATAAACATGTGTTTTTCTAAATGTATCAATAATTGCCACAAAATACAGTACTGTGTGTTCCTTCTATTGTACTATTTAAAATGTATTGACTGATCATCCTCAATATTTTTTGAGGATTTTAATCAGTTGCCTTGTGGTCCTTTAGACTAGAGGTCACAAGTTTACTTCACACATCCCTCACAAGGATTTTTTCTTAGGATTATTTACTATTGGGAGTTTGGAGCAGGCGGAGGTCTGTACTCTCCTAGTGCTTTCTTAGTTTGCACTGTTTTTGTTGACCTGCAGCAATGATGGCGTATTCGATGTGGCGCTCCATGTGCATGTGCAGGCCTACAGCGATGGAAGAGTGACCTGGACCCCACCTGCACTCTACCTGAGCTCCTGCAGCGTTAGGGTGACCATTTGCATCCACTGTCTTTAACACCTCCTCTTTTGATACTGCTCAGATGGACCTTCAATTTGTCTTATTCCTTCGCACAGGTGACATATTTTCCATTTGACTGGCAGAACTGCACCATGCAGTTCCGCTCCTACACGTACGACTCCACCGAGATAGAGTTGCAGTATGCCCTGGATTTACTAGGAAATGAGATCAAGGAGATCCAATTGGACGAAGCTTTCAGTGGTGAGGGAAGTTACAACCACATAATTAACATACCATAGCCAAACATGCATGTTTTGGGAATGAGGAAGGAAAAGCCAAAGAGACTTCAATCACGTTCCAATGGAGATTCAAACTCTGAGCTCCAGACTGTGAGGGTGACGTGCTTACCACTCGTTAGCCACCGTTCTATTTAAATCAAGGATTCCCAAAATGGGCTCACCCAGCgccaaaaaaatacaaccttacttactgtacaatttttATATTTACAGCAATGCACAGTAAAAACAGCAGACATGGATTTTGAGGCAAAAAAGTAGCAGCCCAGTCACCAGAATTGTgtggtaaaaataacagtggtaccgtttttcaatttacagtaatgcactgtatatTGGTTGGGGAGGAGgccctgccccatgtggaggagttcaagtacctcgaagtcttgttcacgagtgacggaagagtggatcgtgagatcgacaggaggatcggtgcggcgtcttcagtaatgcggatgctggataaggagctgagccggaaggcaaagctctcaatttaccggtcgatctacgttgccatcctcacctatggtcatgagctttgggttttgaccgaaaggacaagatcacgggtacaagcggccgaaattagtttctaagagggctttcccttagagatagggtgagaagctctgtcatccggggggagctcaaggtaaagcctctgctcctccacattgagaggagccagatgaggtggttcgggcatctgctcaggatgccacctgaacgcctccctagggaggtgtttaggtcaCGTTCGACCggttggaggccacggggaagacccaggacacgttgggaagactatgtctcccggctggcctgggaatgggcttggtcgggggtcggggagtggggtggggggtggggggggtgtggttgggtgcggggggcgtggttgggggcgtggttatttacagctggaattcaccaactcgagtatttcatatatatatatatgtatgaaatacttgactttcagtgaattctagctatatatatatatatatatatatatatatatatatatatatatatatatatatatatatatatatatatatatatatatatatatatatatatatatatatatatatatatatatatatatatatatttattttatttacatataaataaaagaaatacttgaatttcagtgttccggtgactatccattagatggcagtattgtcctgtttaacttctccgttcctgatgagtatatcatttcggccaccgtgttcaatggagaagtctgttctacaaaatttacaggcaacatacaccttccccttcgaactgtcctggatgaactgaaattcttgtttccattcgttttggaacttgcaagcgtatttcttcatcttgctcgtcaacggcgtcgccatgtctgtaatttcctcgttcttctgcttcgtctccttgttgtgtgcgcagttgtgcactctactctctaaaagccgtagatgttatgacgtcattgggcaggcaagctgtttatattgtgggaaagcggacgtgacaacaggctgtccccactcagtctcaggtccgcattgagctggagggggcgtggcctccagctccggctgaataccgggagtttgtcgggagaaaatctctgccgggaggttgtcgggagaggcgctgaataccgggattctcccgctaaaaacgggagggttggcaagtatggtgtttgCAAATTCAGGAAATTAAGTCTCTGGACGCAGTTGGACTTTAAGGACAAATTATTTAAATTACAGCCAATAGTAGGAGACAATTTAAATAtttagttgatattgttacatcgccatcatgtgtttttgtctgattattatcgtgctcaaaaatgtaatcattgagATGATCTGGAAATTTGAAGTACTAGTCTCAGCATtgatatgaccaatactgcccctgtaactacttggtaatgGATcggtacccaaatttgtagtatccccTATAACTACTGTAAACTATCCAAAAAACAGAACAGTAAGTGCTCAGTatattttaatagaagtgtagaacGAAACAtgctacaacagaaagtaaccagacacTGCAGGTTTATAACAATAACTAGCAAGTAGATTACTAATAGTTTTGACACAATAATACACCCAGAAatggagcctttgtaacctgtttttaaaTGGTTCTGTTAtgatttacataccaaataagatattgtgatatatattgttatcgcaggaggctgcaatgtaTATCGCaacatagattttaggccatatccccCATCCCTGGTGTGTTTGGTACAGATTGTTTACAATAATGATTGTCATCATGAAAACTACAGGTACTCCGGGTGTCCAATCCACCCCTGCATGTAACGAGACagttttgttgctgttgttgtttcatGCTGCTAAGTGATGATTATGAAGTTAACAGTATAGTAAACTAGATAATTTACCGCTTTCGGTCTCAGATTGCATGTCGAGAAAGGCGCGTGTCCGTATATGCTGATGTCaacttaaatttagaaaaaaaagaacacaGTGGAGGTGGGCCACATTCCACGGTTTCTACTGTGTGTGCCCTGCGACCAGTCCAAGGTTTTTGCCAactgctggggtaggctccaactCACACAGGACCCTAATGAGGACAGGcagtatgaataaataaacattaataaacTTGTATTTGTGCTGTGCCTCCAGAGAGTGGCGAGTTCCACATCATACACAAGCCATGCAGGAAGAACATGAACAAAGACATGTACGAGGACATGACCTTCTACCTAATCATCGAGAGGAAGCCGCTTTACTACGTCATCAACATCATCCTGCCGTGCATCCTCATCACCGTCATCGCCATCTTCAACTTCTACCTGCCGCCCGACGCAGGTATGACCCCCTCAAAATGTATTTGATTCATGCTACAATATGTTTGCTACACTTGCTCCTCCCCTCCCAGGCGAGAAAATGGGCCTGTCCATCAACGTGTTGCTCACCCTCACCGTCTTCCTGCTGCTGCTTGCTGACAAAATTCCCGAGACGTCGCTGGGCGTTCCCGTCATCGTCAAGTACATCATGTTCACCATGATCCTGGTCACCTGCTCTGTCATCCTCAGTGTGGTGGTGCTCAACCTCCACCACCGCTCCCCAAACACCCACATGATGCCCCTGTGGGTCCGCAAGGTGAGCACCAGCAACCACACCTGTATGCCAAAGCACTTGACTTCTCCTCTTGAAATTCCTTTAGATGCGTCCTTTTTAAATAACTTTCCCCACACTATTTGAGTGTGCACCATGCTGAAGGTCAGCAGAGATGGATCACCTCACTTGGTTGCCCTTAAGCACATCATTCAACCTCTGAGTTGTTCTCATGGGTTTTCGCCCTGCTTAAATTCAACAGTTTGACAAATGGTTCTTACAGGCAACTGCAGGCCAATTGCTCCTCGTTAAGATCATAAATCCTCACACAAATGTTTCTCCTTGTTGTCCCCACTAGATCTTCATCCACATGCTGCCCCCTTACCTGTGCATGTTGCGCCCCAAAGTGGAGATGCCCCTTGTCTTTGAAATGCTGCCCGTCCAGCGGGAGAAAAAGGCACTGGCCATCAACAAGGGAGCGGATGAGTACTTCATACGCAAGCCAGACAGATCCATCTTGTTTCCCAATCCCAACAGGTGAGTCCCTATAGGGGTCAACATCCAGGCTTTCAGAGTTACTTGTAACTGCATTTACGAAGTGCAATGCATGCTGGGTAGACCAGAGATAACCCAGTGCTAACCCTTTTGTAATTAGCTTTGTATTATATTTAAGTCTATATACTTAATTTAGTTTCATAAATTCCTTTCGCACACTAACCCCTCTAGCACGGTgctagaggggttagtgcgtctgcctcacaatacgaaggtcctgggttcgatcctgcgcttgggatctttctgtgtggagtttgcatgttctccccgtgtctgcgtgggttcctcccacctccaaagacatgcacctggggataggtttatatgcaacactaaattggccctagtgtgtgaatgtgagtgtgaatgttgtctgtctatctgtgttggccctgtgatgaggtggcgacttgtccagatcccaaatacagaaaaaTCAACAGgtcagaaaagttggttttgtatataAGTCCCTTTTAAGTAGACGTCAACATACAAAGACCACTTTTGTCAATTTGTGATCCAAAGGGTTAATTTCTATGAAAAAATACATCCAGTGATGTTAACTTCGTCAATATTTCTAAGCAGCTAAGCATTGACATATGTACATTACAGTTACAAGGGCTCAAAAGGTCCAGACAAATGTGACTTCCTGTGTTATATGCAAAATAAACGTCAATATAAAAGCATTGTAGTATTGACCTGGATTATACAtacaatttgtttttgttttctgctTGTTTTATgtggggtttttttaaaattattagccACTTGAAATACCTATTTGCACTTGTAGGAAAGCTTTATTGTACAGTAGGCAAAACACATAACAAtattataaagtttaaaaaaaataagggttGTCAAAAATAATGACTAAACTCATGCGATTAAACACAAAAagttattgcattaatcatgtatagtttttttattttattttatataatttattttgagGGCTCATTTCATACATCCActtgcacattcactgtacaaacatacatacatgctgtacatacacatgcacatatgcatacatacacttatgcatataatcacagttcatcaaacatatattaacgttgtgcTCCCCCCTGACCCCACCACCCCTCCCCCGGGGGAAACTGGGTAGAAGCACAGCACAGTGctgaagcttaacctattttttaccataacaatctataaggttaatATAGTCCGCTCCTCTTCCTCCCCCCTGACCCCTTTCAAGTAttcattacatttatgtattgttgcatttgaagcgaTTCTAATGTTAATAATAGAGATcaatactattattattcattatcaatagtgctatttctattggtatttttaattCTCCATTTTTGTAgtgcatttctgtgttattactatctacttcattaCCTGGTTCTTTGTTATAAtttttggtatcatatttgtacatatcacatttgctgatgttgttctgttgttgttgttgttattgttgttgtttttgttgttgtctccTTTTGTCTTATCCtcctcttgtccctgcaatttctccctctgtcttttttcttcttctttctaccccctcctgctccagtccagctgcgccaaacattaaatatatccatttaataaagtcaaatgcaaataaggcaacaatagaagtatcccacacttctcttttgcaaaaagtaaatctgtacagcagatatgggcatctacatcgacagtatgatttgcctgagtggctggacaggacatgttaAAAAGAATAAAAACGTGTAAATATTATTAAGGAGACTCCGTCCAATGTGCTCACTGacaaatttcactgtaaaataaaCCCCGACAGGCTTTCGATAAAACAGTTACCaagttttgatcaaataaatgacgtgcattcaagtaaaatatatttacaaaagttTGTACCACATTCTGGTAATAAAatagcatttgtgtccaaatatttgaATCTGTTTTTAGGTTCATCTAAATTATGTAAGCAAGTATTTGGGTGTATACTTTGATCACAATTAATcctaattcaaaagtgtgattaatctgatttaaaaaaacagcacTAATGAAAAAAGTTTGTTAGATAATTATATAACAGAtcatttgaaaagaaaaagaatatGCACAAATGAAGAAAAATAATGCAAACAAAATGCTGCAagttaaaaaacactttattaaAGTCACAAGTAACtttgtaagtttcagtttcgactTTAGCTATGTCGATAACCGTTGTATACAATTATATCAACGCCAAAAAGTCAGTCTGAGAGGTTGCTAGTTAAAATATCACTGTATATTTCTTTTGTCAAAATAACTACGGGTACTGTGAATTTTTGCACAGCTCCCcttttttaattattgtaaaaaaaaaaattaaaaaaaataaaacgtacTAATGAGCAAAAGGTCAGCTCGGTTTGGTTCTATAAGAGCAATTTGATGAGGAAGCAGTTTGCCCCAAGTCACACGCACACTTAATTGGATTTAGTGCATGTCTTGGCACCAGACGCAGCCGGTTTTAGTTGAATTAGTTTAATGAATTGTAATTTACTCCTCGCTGAGGTGCTACTTGCAGCCCTGATGGAAGGAATGGGAGGAGGAAGTCTTGCGAGGCCAACTCCATCTGAGGAGCATTTCTTCACTACTGAGGTCACAGGACCAGCACTGCATTGTAAACCCTTTCAATGTTTGCAGTGAATACCAAGCAGGTCCTTCCTTCCAGACTCGGGTGTGCTGGCTGGAGACACACTGCCCTCTGTTGGCcaacttttgtactaaaacaaaacaaacttcCTTATGTTCtgtattaaaaagttaaagtaccactgatagtcacacacacactaggtgtggtgaaattagcctctgcatttgacccatccccttgttccaccccctgggaggtgaggggcgcagtgagcagcagcggtggctgcgctcgggaatcattttggtgatttaacccccaattccaacccttgatgctgagtgccattgTTCATACATCCTCAGGTTCCAAGCAGAGGGCAAGTCATCCGACTTGAGGAAGTACATCGATGGGCCCAGCAGCTATCTATCGCTGCCCCCTGAACTCAAATCAGCCATTGATGCCATCACGTACATTGCTGAGGCTCTGCAAGCCGAGAAGGATTATGAAGCTGTAAGATTTATTTGAGTAATATTCattatttcccgggaaattcctAACTAACCCTCTCCCAAATGCTCCACAGCTGAAGGAGGACTGGCAGTACGTGGCCATGGTGGTGGACCGCATGTTTCTCTGGATTTTTGTCATCTTTACCACCGTGGGCACCTTGGCTATTTTTATTAAGGCCAGCCTCAACCGTGCACCTACTGACCCTTTCTAAAAAAGAAATGTAAGATTTATAATATTAACTCATGTCCTGTGTGGCAGCACAAATAAACATAAATGCAAATGAATGAACATCTTGACTCTTCACAGATGAGCAGCCAGGCTTGAGAACTTCAGGTTGCCACAGTGTAGACTACATTACAGGCTCATGGACTCACACTACTGTAGCAAACATTCTGCAACAATTAAATAATATGTTCAAAAAGCCAtactgtattttaaaatgtaatttttatttCAGTTGGAGAACGTGGCATAAATAAGCCGACGTGGTGTCAACAAATAAACACATGAGGCCCAGCTGATGCCATAATGAGCCACTCGTGCTTTTCATTTCAATGTGTCACAGTGTGTGTCACATGCTTTATGGATATTCCTGTGCCCAAACTAATCCTCTTTGTATTTAAAGCACTtgcgtgtgtttgtgcgtgtaggCTATTCTTATGTTGCAGCTGTGAATTGCCCGTGGAATTCCCTCAGTATAGGCGACCCCTCCACCCCCCTTGCCAATCACACACGCCTgcaaattgtgtgtgtgtttttttaatatatattttaataaagaGTGGAATTCAACCAAAATATTTTATCAATATAATACATTTTGCAACACATGTTTTGATACGCAACTGGCTGGGTAGGCTCCAGCTACGTGGTATTCCCCCTATGTGGGATTATGCATGCATTTGAAAAATCCTAAACATTTTCAAATCAATACCCCCCATTGACCCTGCATTTTCAATAATTTTACTgccaaataacaaaaaaaagttcTTAGTTTGAGTACTTTTGCACACACCCCAGCTCTTTAAATCACAACATGTAATATTACATTAGCATTTAGGAACTAAACTATTGAAGCCATCTGGATTACAAGGAAATATGTTAAATAACTACAATAATGactaatacaatttttatttttatttaaataatgtaTGCCAAGTTCAACAATATCAAgtcaatattttattaatttcaaaaatacataaaataatataaCTATTAGTATATAATACAtgagtaaaataaatacattttattttttgtcataaatttggcatttacacattcatctttaatctattattatttaacataatatattttccatttttaatCACTTTTGTTATTGCTACTCTTACTACTTaataatttttcattttattattattttcctctTCCTTAATAATTGTACAAACAGTATTTTACTCCTACGTTcttatattgtattttattttttcaacacTTTTCCTTCCTTCATCATTTTTACACGGAAATGTACTCTTGTTAAACATTGTCTACTATTTTTTCCTCCCCTGGTGACGTTCAAACATAAAAAGTGAGCTGGTTAAAATAAGCTCTgcatcaaggttcaaggttcaacagtgcatcattgctttcttaacatacacaaaaacaacagaacaaaaacacaagcacagacacaaccacaaccggacaactaacatttaaacatcagaacatggagcttgatagacataggtggcactttgatgtaggcataaaatctacagtatggagataaagataaagtaccagtgtgcattgcactagagctcatggataaagtgctgtgtgctaaagtgcttagttctaaattgctatgtgctaaagggctatgtgctaaagtgctatgtgctaaaaaagtgctaacctatgtattaacattctattgcacattgttggtcagcttcttcctattcctttttgGCCCAGTGAATTCTGCATGTTGGAAATTTTCTTTAATGTAACGTGTTGCATGTCTGGAATAAAGCATTACCATTACATAAAACAGAATAGCCTTAGCATCAACTTTAGCATGCTGACGATGTTGGCATCCTGTGCAAACATGAGCTCAAGAAAGGCCAAGAGAGTGCCATCTTGACTGCTCCACAAGGAGGCTGTGTCATTGAGGGTCCAGCGAGGCGGGGCGAGTTGGAGGCATGTTCCTTTTCTCAACGATCAACCTGTGGCTGATTTATGGCCTGTTTATGTTTTCCCGCTGGAGACCCTGACCACGGCAAGGTACGGGGGGCCAGTCTGACCTAACAGACGATAGCTGGCATGGGACAGAAAGTTAAATGTAGTGAGAGGAGGAGGTGATGTATTAATATCCAGCAGAACACCTCTGAGCTCTTTACTTCCCGGGGAAGAAACAAGCGTCAGTCAGTCCTGTCATGGTTTTAAGGCGTTCCCTAAAGCCAAAGTACATCTTTGTGTCTTTACTATCATCGGTTGTGGTGCTCACATAAAAAGGGGGTCCAAAGTTTAAAAGAATGCGTGTGCATTCCATCCCTGCACACACAACCACACAACACTAACCCCTAACTGAGAGTCAAGCATGTTATCCATATAACGTTCTAGCACACTGCTAAGCTAGCTGGCATCTGTTACcaggaataaatattacataaatattacatttctacGCTGAAAACTCAAACCTCAAACTCAATCAATCATCTTCGGTTTAGAAATGTtgtacaaaaattaaataaaattgcctGTGATGGGCCAAGGACCATTATGAGTATATCACTGTACGGCATATTTTGTAATATTCAATATTTCATCGTTTTCTCATAACATTGTAATTTGTAAGCAACGTATTCTTTAAATATGTTGCAggccaaaacttttttttacccatTTTGGCATTGGTAAAATATATTGCAGTCCAATAGTTAAACCCCAATAGTTAAAACCCAATTGGTCACATTTCTGTACCCTGTTTCtgacagtcaatgtaaatgtcaATGGTTATGATTTGTTTGTATCAGATGTGTATTACAAATTACATTAAGGAACCTCACAtggttacatttgcacaattcaaaTATCGGAAAAGGAGTCGGAAGAACCAAATTTAATAGAATCTTACACCTTCTTGGTGTCTTTTACTCATAAATATTTCACACCATAACTTATACATGTTTAAATTAATTTCACTCCCTGTGTGAAAGGAATAAAAGATGtcaggtaaaaaaaactaacatatagtatatacatatagtatatacatatatatatatatatatatatatatatatatatatatatatatatatatatatatatatatatatatatatatatatatatatatatatatatatatatatatatatatatatatatatatatatatatgtatatatatatatatacatatatatatatatatatgtgtatatatatatatatatatatatatatatatatatatatatatatatatatatatcaacaaaaTGTACATATTAGTCTGATTATTGTGACTTAAATATACACTTCAAAATTGCTCTCTGGTTACAGTAATGCTTcaatttacgagcttaattgggTCTGTGACAGAGCTTGTAATTCAAattacttgtatctcaaatcaacgtctcctattgaaatgaattaaaaCCAATTTAATGTGTGCTTGGCCTCCATAAAACAGCACAAATTTAACATGTAAGatgcattttaaaaatatttaaatacaatttttgctTGGAACGGAGAGACAGCGCTTATCTCTATAATATAAACATGTCGTAAGTATGATGTACCACTGTGTAGTCAATGATTAGGTATTACTTTGTATTCTAGAATCTGTCGAAATCTATGTTACATTTGAAAAGTTGTTATTCTTGACTTTATATGCatcaggtctctttttttctgcaCATTTTACTGTCCAGCCTCCACACCGCTGACGTGCACTCCTCCCCAAAAATATCCCAATTGTCCTAGCCCATAACCCACTGTTAGTTTTCCCCCATCACACCACAACACCCAGTCCCCACCCCCCAATCACCCACTGTCCCAACCTCAGATTGGTGAGCACCAACAGGTGCCTGCCTCAAAGACTTCCCA includes these proteins:
- the LOC133661380 gene encoding acetylcholine receptor subunit beta-like, with the protein product MNSSSIFLLACCVCSLSALGGAADVEQALTKEVFTNYNLKVRPAHTPEERVVVRVGMTLSSLVGLNMKNEEMSTIVVMNLEWSDHRLSWNPKEHDGIKVLRIPAAKVWLPDIVLINNNDGVFDVALHVHVQAYSDGRVTWTPPALYLSSCSVRVTYFPFDWQNCTMQFRSYTYDSTEIELQYALDLLGNEIKEIQLDEAFSESGEFHIIHKPCRKNMNKDMYEDMTFYLIIERKPLYYVINIILPCILITVIAIFNFYLPPDAGEKMGLSINVLLTLTVFLLLLADKIPETSLGVPVIVKYIMFTMILVTCSVILSVVVLNLHHRSPNTHMMPLWVRKIFIHMLPPYLCMLRPKVEMPLVFEMLPVQREKKALAINKGADEYFIRKPDRSILFPNPNRFQAEGKSSDLRKYIDGPSSYLSLPPELKSAIDAITYIAEALQAEKDYEALKEDWQYVAMVVDRMFLWIFVIFTTVGTLAIFIKASLNRAPTDPF